Proteins encoded in a region of the Vicia villosa cultivar HV-30 ecotype Madison, WI linkage group LG5, Vvil1.0, whole genome shotgun sequence genome:
- the LOC131605567 gene encoding uncharacterized protein LOC131605567: MEIKVNGSWIIKHILKLGEDIKGTQQWQYLNQGAKFQTRDIYKELMKHHPLVEWRGLVYKNKARPRAVFVLWLACQHRLATKDRLAKFGVNVDQHCVFCGCIETVQHLFFDCMYTSKVWGEVLGWLCIQHSIQEWNKELQWLIKICKSRNWRKHFVKIAVAETVYAVWMDRNARVFRNEMQDKNIVNSIIERITNRIWVYPKYRDRLAHLLLA; this comes from the coding sequence ATGGAGATAAAAGTGAATGGATCATGGATCATCAAACATATACTGAAGCTGGGAGAGGATATCAAAGGTACTCAACAATGGCAGTACTTGAATCAAGGTGCCAAATTCCAAACTAGGGACATTTACAAGGAATTAATGAAGCATCATCCATTGGTTGAATGGCGAGGATTAGTGTATAAGAATAAAGCTAGACCTAGAGCAGTGTTTGTGTTATGGTTGGCCTGTCAACATAGGCTTGCGACGAAGGACCGGTTGGCTAAATTTGGAGTTAATGTTGATCAACACTGTGTGTTCTGTGGCTGTATAGAAACTGTGCAACACCTTTTTTTCGACTGCATGTACACAAGTAAGGTGTGGGGAGAGGTTCTGGGCTGGCTGTGCATTCAGCATAGTATCCAAGAGTGGAACAAAGAGTTGCAATGGCTCATCAAAATTTGCAAGAGTCGAAATTGGAGGAAACACTTTGTTAAAATTGCTGTGGCTGAAACAGTCTATGCTGTTTGGATGGATAGGAATGCTAGAGTCTTTAGGAATGAGATGCAAGATAAGAACATTGTGAATAGCATTATAGAAAGAATTACTAATAGAATTTGGGTATACCCCAAGTATAGAGATAGATTAGCCCATCTGTTACTAGCTTAA
- the LOC131607522 gene encoding berberine bridge enzyme-like 17 — protein sequence MAKSSFLLTTVTIVMFISSAISQSPVQNFLSCLSHDSQASEVTYTPNNTSFSTILNMKIRNKRFKTATTPKPLAIITAKDASHVQATIKCAKSNNIQIRIRSGGHDFEGFSYVSDVPFVIIDLFNINSVDINLQDKTAWVGSGATLGKIYYNIAKKNSTLAFPSGVCFSLGAGGHFSGGGYGNMMRKFGLSVDNIIDANIVDASGNILDRKSMGEDLFWAIRGGGGASFGVILSWKLKLVQVPPQVTIFNVKRNVNEGATDVVYRWQLIAPKLHKDLFIRLQPNIAQIGKERKKVVQVSFIGQFLGTIERLLPLMSESFPELGLNKSDCISMPWVNTTLFWYNQPIGTPLEVLLDEPKESQSIYFKSQSDYVKRPISKEVIESIWKRMIEGETLFMQWNPYGGRMEEILPSETPFPHRAGNLFKIQYLNYWSDESSESIERHVNFSRSFHEFMTPYVSNSPREAFLNYRDADIGANHPSNTTKIDIARTYGSKYFKGNFERLVSVKTKVDPENLFRYEQSIPTRTY from the coding sequence ATGGCGAAATCATCATTTCTCTTGACAACCGTAACAATTGTTATGTTTATTTCCTCAGCAATATCACAATCACCCGTTCAGAATTTTCTCAGTTGTCTATCTCATGATTCTCAAGCTTCCGAAGTCACTTACACACCAAACAACACCTCATTCTCAACCATCCTCAACATGAAGATACGAAACAAGAGATTTAAAACAGCAACAACACCAAAGCCTTTAGCTATTATAACCGCAAAAGATGCTTCTCATGTCCAAGCAACAATTAAATGTGCCAAAAGTAACAATATTCAAATCAGAATCCGAAGCGGCGGCCATGATTTCGAAGGTTTCTCGTATGTTTCAGATGTGCCTTTTGTTATAATCGACTTGTTTAATATCAATTCAGTTGATATCAATTTACAAGACAAAACGGCATGGGTTGGATCCGGTGCAACACTTGGTAAGATATATTATAACATTGCAAAGAAAAATAGTACCCTTGCTTTCCCATCTGGGGTCTGTTTTTCTTTAGGTGCTGGTGGTCATTTTTCTGGTGGTGGCTATGGAAATATGATGAGAAAATTTGGTCTTTCTGTTGATAATATCATTGATGCGAATATCGTTGATGCCAGTGGTAACATCCTTGATAGAAAATCAATGGGAGAAGATTTATTTTGGGCTATAAGAGGTGGTGGTGGTGCTAGTTTTGGTGTTATTCTTTCATGGAAACTTAAATTGGTTCAAGTACCTCCACAAGTTACTATTTTCAATGTGAAAAGGAATGTAAATGAAGGTGCAACTGATGTTGTTTACAGATGGCAACTAATTGCACCAAAATTGCACAAAGATCTTTTCATTAGATTGCAACCTAATATTGCTCAAATTGGTAAAGAGCGTAAAAAGGTTGTGCAAGTTAGTTTCATTGGTCAATTTTTAGGGACAATTGAAAGGCTATTACCTTTGATGAGTGAAAGTTTTCCTGAATTAGGATTGAATAAAAGTGATTGTATTTCAATGCCTTGGGTTAATACCACTCTTTTTTGGTATAATCAACCAATTGGTACTCCCCTTGAAGTATTGTTAGATGAACCAAAAGAATCTCAATCAATTTATTTCAAAAGTCAATCAGATTATGTGAAGAGGCCTATTTCAAAGGAAGTTATAGAATCTATATGGAAAAGAATGATTGAAGGTGAGACTTTGTTTATGCAATGGAATCCTTATGGTGGAAGAATGGAAGAGATATTGCCATCAGAAACGCCGTTTCCTCATAGAGCTGGAAATTTGTTCAAGATTCAGTATCTTAATTATTGGAGTGACGAATCTTCGGAGTCTATTGAACGCCATGTGAATTTTTCAAGGTCGTTTCACGAATTTATGACTCCATATGTTTCAAATTCTCCGAGGGAGGCATTCTTGAACTATAGGGATGCTGATATTGGTGCCAATCACCCAAGTAATACAACAAAAATTGACATTGCTAGAACTTATGGAAGCAaatattttaaaggaaattttGAAAGATTAGTTAGTGTGAAAACCAAAGTCGATCCCGAGAATTTGTTCAGATATGAACAAAGTATACCTACTCGGACATATTAA
- the LOC131607523 gene encoding berberine bridge enzyme-like 17: METMRKSSFLLTILTIVMSISSAISQSPIQNFLKCFSNNSHVSEVIYTPNNTSFSTILNKRIHNKRFKTATTPKPLAIITPKDASHVQATVKCAKSNNIQIRIRSGGHDYDGYSYVSDVPFVLVDVFLLNSVDVNVKEETAWVESGATNGKIYYNIAKKSNSLAFPAGVCFSLGSGGHYSGGGYGNLMRKYGLSVDNIIDAKIVDANGNILDRKSMGEDLFWAIRGGGGASFGVILSWKIKLVQVPPQVTVFKVKRNMDEGASDVVYKWQSMAPKLDKDLFLRVQHDVVPIGKTGKKTVQVSFIGQFLGTVERLLPLVSNSLPELGLKKSDCISMPWVNSTLFWYFIPMGTPLEVMLEEPKEPDQYYFKGKSDYVKKLIPKKTIDSLWKLMIEGEEIMFMQWNPYGGRMEEILPSDTPFPHRAGNLFMIGYYHNWINGSRGDIESHLKFSNSIHKFMTPYVSNSPREAFLNYRDADIGANRPSNITRIDIARIYGSSYFKENFERLVSVKMKVDPENFFRYEQSIPTKT, from the coding sequence ATGGAAACAATGAGGAAATCATCTTTTCTCTTGACAATCTTAACAATTGTAATGTCTATTTCATCAGCAATATCACAATCACCCATTCAAAATTTTCTCAAATGTTTTTCAAATAATTCTCATGTGTCTGAAGTCATTTACACACCAAACAACACCTCATTTTCAACTATCCTCAACAAGAGGATACATAACAAGAGATTTAAAACAGCAACAACACCAAAACCCTTGGCAATTATAACCCCCAAAGATGCTTCTCATGTCCAAGCAACAGTTAAATGTGCCAAGAGTAATAATATTCAAATCAGAATCCGAAGTGGCGGCCATGACTACGACGGTTACTCTTACGTTTCGGATGTGCCTTTTGTTTTAGTCGATGTATTTCTTCTCAATTCGGTTGATGTCAATGTAAAAGAAGAAACAGCGTGGGTTGAATCAGGTGCAACAAATGGTAAGATTTATTATAACATTGCAAAGAAAAGCAATTCTCTTGCTTTCCCAGCTGGGGTTTGTTTTTCTTTAGGTTCTGGTGGTCATTATTCTGGTGGTGGATATGGAAATTTGATGAGAAAATATGGTCTTTCTGTTGACAATATCATTGATGCAAAAATTGTTGATGCCAATGGTAACATCTTGGATAGAAAATCAATGGGAGAAGATCTATTTTGGGCTATAAGAGGAGGTGGTGGTGCTAGTTTTGGTGTTATTCTCTCATGGAAAATCAAATTGGTTCAAGTACCTCCACAAGTTACTGTTTTCAAAGTGAAAAGAAATATGGATGAAGGTGCAAGTGATGTTGTTTACAAATGGCAATCAATGGCACCAAAATTAGATAAAGATCTTTTCCTTAGAGTGCAACATGATGTTGTTCCAATTGGTAAAACTGGTAAAAAGACAGTGCAAGTTAGTTTCATTGGTCAATTTTTAGGGACAGTTGAAAGGCTTTTACCATTGGTGAGTAATAGTTTGCCTGAATTAGGTTTGAAGAAAAGTGATTGCATTTCAATGCCTTGGGTTAATAGCActcttttttggtattttataccAATGGGTACTCCACTTGAAGTAATGTTGGAAGAACCAAAAGAACCTGACCAATATTATTTTAAAGGTAAATCAGATTATGTGAAGAAACTTATTCCAAAGAAAACAATAGATTCTCTATGGAAATTGATGATTGAAGGTGAAGAGATTATGTTTATGCAATGGAATCCTTATGGTGGAAGAATGGAGGAGATATTGCCATCAGACACACCATTTCCTCACAGAGCAGGGAATTTGTTCATGATTGGATATTATCATAATTGGATTAACGGATCTCGTGGGGATATTGAAAgtcatttgaaattttcaaattcaattcataAATTCATGACACCCTATGTCTCAAATTCTCCAAGGGAAGCATTCCTAAACTATAGGGATGCTGATATTGGTGCCAATCGACCAAGTAATATTACGAGAATTGACATTGCTAGAATTTACGGAAGCagttatttcaaagaaaattttgaaagattAGTAAGCGTGAAAATGAAGGTTGATCCAGAGAATTTTTTCAGATACGAACAAAGTATACCTACTAAAACATAG